A genomic region of Campylobacter corcagiensis contains the following coding sequences:
- a CDS encoding VWA domain-containing protein, with translation MFSFLEPNYLYLLLLLPFLYILGKKDRKKALFSKEVMDKILVKNYGFSKNLRNLLAIFSLAFIIMAISRPVIKGKEIEIKDDKMDVVVAIDISDSMSVDDIYPNRFEFAKNKFHTFLDEGVDKRVGVITFASKAYAISPITSDLNSLKFLVDNLKFENFSLKGTSIMSALEATKELSKSANKVLLIFTDGGDESSFKNEIEYAKKHGITVFVYLTATDKGALFKAQNGDMVQLKANPNIASLATSSGGVLMRNLGSYDMKVLNDEISKKNSKKDSDTTLAVGQVELFYLPLALAVLLIFMASFSLPLRSKS, from the coding sequence ATGTTTAGCTTTTTAGAACCAAACTATCTATATCTTTTGCTACTTTTGCCATTTTTATATATTTTAGGTAAAAAAGATAGAAAAAAAGCTCTTTTTAGTAAAGAAGTGATGGATAAAATTTTAGTAAAAAACTATGGATTTAGTAAAAATTTAAGAAATTTATTAGCTATCTTTTCGCTTGCTTTTATAATTATGGCTATTTCAAGACCTGTAATAAAAGGCAAAGAAATTGAGATAAAAGATGATAAAATGGATGTTGTCGTAGCTATTGATATAAGTGATTCTATGAGTGTTGATGACATATATCCAAACAGATTTGAGTTTGCAAAGAATAAATTTCATACCTTTTTAGACGAAGGGGTTGATAAAAGAGTAGGTGTGATAACTTTTGCTAGTAAGGCTTACGCTATTTCGCCAATTACTAGTGATTTAAACTCACTTAAATTTTTAGTTGATAACTTAAAATTTGAAAATTTTAGCCTTAAAGGAACTAGCATAATGAGTGCTTTAGAAGCTACCAAAGAGCTTTCAAAGTCAGCTAATAAAGTACTTTTAATTTTTACTGATGGTGGTGATGAGAGTAGTTTTAAAAATGAGATAGAGTATGCAAAAAAGCACGGTATAACGGTATTTGTCTACCTAACTGCTACTGATAAAGGGGCTTTGTTTAAAGCTCAAAATGGAGATATGGTTCAGCTTAAGGCAAATCCAAACATTGCATCGTTAGCTACTAGCAGTGGTGGGGTTTTGATGAGAAATTTAGGAAGTTATGATATGAAAGTACTAAATGATGAAATTAGCAAAAAAAACAGCAAAAAAGATAGTGATACAACGCTTGCTGTTGGTCAAGTTGAGCTTTTTTATTTGCCGTTAGCTTTAGCTGTTTTGCTTATCTTTATGGCTAGTTTTTCACTTCCTTTAAGGAGTAAAAGTTGA
- a CDS encoding vWA domain-containing protein, whose protein sequence is MSFEYPFAFLIILLYLICLKFCKQKKQSIYFSNIKMLKKSSSVKNIFLEILKFLAIFALSVALASPVKKDELQSSNNKEGYEIVLALDSSGSMLVDDRFEKTKAILSEFIDKRKDDKIALTIYASFSYVAIPLTYDKASIKGLLDLIGVGVAGQQTAIYEALFMSANLFKDSKTKDRVIILPTDGVNNINTIPPEIAIKTAQKYNAKVYTIGIGNRRQLDEASLVQIAKETGGRYFQVNDAKDLSGVYEAIDQLEKSKIESERYVKTSYYYQLPALIGVGILAFLFILRRVNV, encoded by the coding sequence ATGAGTTTTGAGTACCCTTTTGCTTTTTTGATTATACTTTTATATCTTATTTGCCTTAAATTTTGTAAGCAAAAAAAACAGAGCATTTACTTTTCAAACATAAAAATGCTTAAAAAAAGCTCAAGTGTTAAAAATATTTTTCTAGAAATTCTGAAATTTCTAGCTATTTTTGCTCTTAGCGTAGCACTTGCTAGCCCTGTGAAAAAAGATGAACTACAAAGTTCAAACAATAAAGAGGGATATGAGATAGTTTTAGCGCTTGATTCAAGCGGGTCTATGCTAGTAGATGATAGATTTGAAAAAACTAAGGCTATATTAAGCGAGTTCATAGATAAAAGAAAAGATGATAAAATCGCCCTAACTATATACGCAAGCTTTTCATATGTAGCCATACCTTTAACTTATGATAAAGCAAGTATAAAAGGTCTTCTTGATCTTATAGGGGTTGGCGTAGCAGGTCAACAAACAGCCATTTATGAAGCGCTGTTTATGAGTGCAAATCTCTTTAAAGATAGCAAAACCAAAGATAGAGTTATCATTCTTCCTACAGATGGCGTTAATAATATAAATACCATTCCACCAGAAATTGCTATCAAAACAGCTCAAAAATACAACGCCAAAGTTTATACTATAGGCATTGGAAATAGAAGGCAACTTGATGAAGCTTCACTTGTTCAAATAGCAAAAGAGACAGGCGGACGCTACTTTCAAGTAAATGATGCAAAAGATTTATCTGGTGTTTATGAAGCCATCGACCAGCTTGAAAAGAGCAAAATAGAAAGCGAAAGATATGTTAAAACAAGCTATTATTATCAGCTTCCAGCACTGATTGGCGTGGGAATTTTGGCATTTTTGTTTATATTAAGGAGAGTAAATGTTTAG
- a CDS encoding AAA family ATPase has protein sequence MSQVIENIKNEVKKVIVGQEELINSLLIGLVANGHILVEGVPGLAKTTAINSLAKAIGLSFKRVQFTPDLLPSDIVGSEIYNMKTGNFEIKKGPAFTNLLLADEINRAPSKVQSALLEVMQEHQITIGDKSFKIDEPFLVMATQNPIEQEGAYRLPEAQLDRFMMNVLVGYNSFDEEVEIVDRVAVKGFDKIEQVATKDDILALREEPKNIHIDEEVKRYIIRLIHATREPEDYALSELREYIQFGASPRASIDLYKASLAFAFINSKDYVTPLDIAKIVKSVLRHRITLNYKARAKGITTDDIISKVLEAVKAP, from the coding sequence ATGAGTCAAGTTATAGAAAATATCAAAAATGAAGTTAAAAAAGTCATTGTTGGTCAAGAAGAACTTATAAACTCTCTTCTTATAGGACTTGTTGCAAACGGTCATATTTTAGTTGAAGGTGTTCCAGGACTAGCTAAAACTACAGCTATTAACTCCTTAGCAAAAGCTATAGGTCTTAGTTTTAAGCGTGTTCAGTTTACTCCAGATCTTTTACCAAGTGATATAGTTGGTAGTGAAATTTATAATATGAAAACAGGAAATTTTGAGATAAAAAAAGGTCCTGCTTTTACAAATTTGCTTTTAGCTGATGAGATAAACCGTGCTCCATCAAAGGTTCAGTCTGCACTTTTAGAGGTTATGCAAGAACATCAAATAACTATTGGCGATAAGAGTTTTAAAATAGATGAGCCATTTTTGGTTATGGCTACGCAAAACCCTATCGAGCAAGAAGGGGCTTATCGTTTGCCTGAAGCTCAGCTAGATAGATTTATGATGAATGTTTTAGTTGGGTATAATAGTTTTGATGAAGAAGTTGAGATTGTTGATAGAGTTGCTGTTAAAGGCTTTGATAAGATAGAGCAGGTTGCAACAAAAGATGATATTTTAGCTTTAAGAGAGGAGCCAAAAAATATCCATATAGATGAAGAGGTTAAACGCTACATAATCCGTTTAATCCACGCTACAAGAGAGCCTGAAGATTATGCTCTATCTGAACTTAGAGAGTACATTCAGTTTGGTGCTAGTCCAAGAGCTAGTATTGATCTATATAAGGCTAGTTTAGCATTTGCTTTTATTAATTCTAAAGATTATGTAACTCCGCTTGATATTGCTAAAATAGTTAAAAGCGTCCTAAGACACCGCATAACCCTAAACTACAAAGCCCGTGCAAAAGGCATAACTACAGATGATATCATCTCAAAAGTTTTAGAAGCTGTAAAGGCACCGTAA
- a CDS encoding DUF58 domain-containing protein → MQRAKEIFLKAKKDVTNLNFGLSLSKFGSDGLDFSEIRDYSNDDVKKINWKATARSMELKSNVFNETKQLNIVIAFMLSGSLNFGSSRLKFDLAVEILALLGLASVISKNAVYPYVFSQKLEFFTEPLFSEDGIFELVNTVLNTQILGKKPNFKALCDAINLAHKKRSMIFIISDFLEDSVGISEIAYYNDVYALCIRDRAEEDISMFGELNFIDPTNFSAFKTNIDKGISKRYKELLKSHDDKIREHFLQNSVSFTKFYSDDDIVHKFLGLMR, encoded by the coding sequence TTGCAAAGAGCAAAAGAGATCTTTTTAAAAGCCAAAAAAGATGTTACAAATCTAAATTTTGGTCTTAGTTTAAGTAAATTTGGAAGTGATGGGTTAGATTTTTCTGAGATAAGGGATTACTCTAATGATGATGTTAAAAAGATAAACTGGAAAGCAACAGCTAGAAGTATGGAGCTAAAAAGTAATGTTTTTAACGAAACAAAACAGCTAAATATCGTCATAGCATTTATGCTTAGTGGGAGTTTAAATTTTGGCTCAAGTAGGCTTAAATTTGACCTAGCAGTTGAGATTTTAGCTCTTTTAGGTCTTGCTAGTGTTATCTCAAAAAACGCTGTATATCCATATGTTTTTAGTCAAAAACTAGAGTTTTTTACAGAGCCACTGTTTAGTGAAGATGGAATTTTCGAGCTTGTTAATACCGTTTTGAACACTCAAATTTTAGGCAAAAAACCAAATTTCAAAGCACTTTGTGACGCCATAAATTTAGCTCATAAAAAAAGATCTATGATTTTTATAATATCTGACTTTTTAGAAGATAGTGTTGGCATAAGTGAAATAGCTTATTACAACGATGTTTACGCGCTTTGTATAAGAGATAGAGCTGAAGAAGATATCTCTATGTTTGGTGAGTTAAATTTCATAGATCCTACAAATTTTAGTGCTTTTAAGACAAATATTGATAAAGGCATCTCAAAGCGTTATAAAGAGCTTTTAAAATCTCATGATGACAAGATTAGGGAGCATTTTTTACAAAATAGTGTCTCGTTTACGAAATTTTATAGCGATGATGATATTGTGCATAAATTTTTGGGTTTGATGAGGTAA
- a CDS encoding tetratricopeptide repeat protein, producing the protein MKKIIVLALFLNLVNAGIFDVKKAKKAFEDENFTKAAKIYSNISGDKALYNKGVSLYKDGNFTEALRAFGGVTDPNLEFEKLYNLGNSFANLGRFDEAKFSYESALKIKDDEDAKFNLDIVTKELEKEKKGEESDPGKKDDKTEDKRKDGYSDNNQSDQNERRDDTKGQKSQNEYKEDDNKSSNQYSGSQNQEKDKNKKDSAQIKKENSSDISQASNEEADKLKADENETKKDLNDKQNSSDLPLDESVKDIDQNSDPISDMELKKWQKILKDRELSTRMLELKRQGDPNDEDLKPW; encoded by the coding sequence TTGAAAAAAATTATAGTTTTAGCTCTGTTTTTAAATTTAGTAAACGCTGGGATATTTGATGTAAAAAAAGCTAAAAAAGCTTTTGAAGATGAAAATTTCACAAAAGCAGCCAAAATTTACTCAAATATAAGTGGCGATAAAGCTTTGTATAATAAAGGCGTATCGCTATATAAAGATGGAAATTTCACTGAAGCTCTAAGGGCTTTTGGTGGGGTAACAGATCCAAATTTAGAATTTGAAAAACTCTATAATCTCGGTAACTCTTTTGCAAATTTAGGAAGGTTTGATGAAGCAAAATTCTCTTATGAGAGTGCACTTAAGATAAAAGATGATGAAGATGCTAAATTTAACCTAGATATTGTCACAAAAGAGCTTGAAAAAGAAAAAAAAGGTGAAGAGAGTGATCCAGGCAAAAAAGATGATAAGACTGAAGATAAGAGAAAAGATGGCTATAGTGATAATAACCAAAGCGATCAAAATGAACGCCGTGATGATACAAAAGGGCAAAAAAGCCAAAATGAGTATAAAGAAGATGACAATAAAAGCAGCAATCAATACAGTGGTAGCCAAAATCAAGAAAAAGATAAAAACAAAAAAGACTCAGCACAGATAAAAAAAGAAAACAGTAGCGATATATCACAAGCTAGTAATGAAGAAGCAGATAAGCTAAAAGCTGATGAAAATGAGACTAAAAAAGATTTAAATGATAAGCAAAATAGTAGTGATTTACCCCTAGATGAGAGTGTAAAAGATATAGATCAAAACAGTGATCCAATAAGTGATATGGAGCTTAAAAAGTGGCAAAAAATACTTAAGGATAGAG
- a CDS encoding YceI family protein produces the protein MKFSSDLAHSNVSFKVKHLGIANIKGGFNKFNADFEFNKDTKTFKTLKADIDVNSIYTSVEKRDEHLRSADFFEVEKFPKMKFVGKKFSDDQIVGELTIKDVTEDITLDYKFGGIFHDEENSSYKLGFSLRGKLDRVKFNVGKSTPMIGDTIKINIDIEAIS, from the coding sequence GTGAAATTTAGTTCAGATTTAGCACATTCTAATGTAAGTTTTAAAGTTAAACACTTAGGTATTGCAAATATTAAAGGTGGATTTAATAAATTTAATGCTGATTTTGAGTTTAATAAAGATACAAAAACATTTAAAACCCTCAAGGCAGATATAGATGTTAACTCCATTTATACTTCAGTAGAAAAAAGAGATGAGCATTTAAGGAGTGCTGATTTCTTTGAAGTAGAGAAATTTCCAAAGATGAAATTTGTAGGTAAGAAATTTAGCGATGATCAAATAGTTGGAGAACTAACTATTAAAGATGTTACTGAAGATATAACTCTTGATTATAAATTTGGTGGAATTTTTCATGATGAAGAAAATAGTAGCTACAAACTCGGATTTTCTTTAAGAGGCAAGCTTGATAGAGTCAAATTTAATGTTGGCAAATCAACACCTATGATTGGAGATACTATCAAAATAAATATAGATATAGAAGCTATATCATAA